One genomic window of Paenisporosarcina antarctica includes the following:
- a CDS encoding SGNH/GDSL hydrolase family protein has product MFKAFLILLVISLVFSTSAFAKNDNGKNSLVALGDSIPFGYNLDANNNHPSKKAFPFLMGKEADLRVNNLGIPGLTTDGMLNLLQTNQKYRQAVKHADYITLNIGSNDLIAALRAAAAASGGDTEYFKFLLMQNIENSNIVGKLKLTIAEIRKLSAAPIVIHNIYNPFQEPEYELQFLATKLLPDINKIFLGLVYANENVVLADAYTAFGSNQAKYVIAGDIHPTVAGHEKLAGISLAALGLNKKEKQQKKKKKVK; this is encoded by the coding sequence ATGTTTAAAGCTTTTTTAATACTTTTAGTCATCAGTTTAGTATTTTCTACCTCAGCATTTGCAAAGAATGATAATGGAAAGAATTCACTTGTTGCATTGGGTGATTCTATCCCGTTTGGATACAATCTTGATGCTAATAATAATCACCCATCCAAAAAAGCATTTCCGTTTTTAATGGGGAAGGAAGCTGATTTAAGAGTCAATAATCTAGGTATTCCTGGTTTGACGACGGATGGCATGCTCAATCTACTACAAACTAACCAAAAATACCGTCAAGCCGTCAAACATGCAGACTATATTACTCTTAATATAGGGAGCAATGATTTAATAGCTGCATTGCGGGCTGCGGCTGCTGCAAGTGGTGGTGATACTGAATATTTTAAATTCCTATTAATGCAAAACATTGAAAATAGTAATATTGTTGGGAAACTAAAGCTAACCATAGCCGAGATTAGAAAACTAAGTGCTGCACCTATTGTAATTCACAATATTTACAATCCATTTCAAGAACCTGAATATGAACTTCAATTTCTTGCAACAAAGCTACTTCCTGATATCAATAAAATATTTTTGGGGTTAGTTTATGCAAATGAAAACGTAGTTCTTGCAGACGCTTATACAGCATTCGGTTCAAATCAAGCCAAATACGTCATTGCAGGTGATATTCATCCTACGGTTGCCGGACATGAGAAACTGGCTGGAATTAGTTTAGCGGCATTGGGGTTAAACAAAAAAGAAAAGCAGCAGAAGAAGAAGAAGAAGGTCAAATAA
- a CDS encoding organic hydroperoxide resistance protein translates to MKKLYTSTVTAIGGREGRVRSEDGVLDIPLAMPGVKKETTNPEQLFAAGYAACFDSALNLVAQQEKIKHGGSEVTAHVTLNQDNDGYSLSVKLDVLVRDVEMEVAQKLVDSAHKVCPYSRATKDNVTVEVESRIA, encoded by the coding sequence ATGAAAAAACTATATACGTCTACTGTAACCGCAATTGGGGGACGTGAAGGACGCGTTCGTTCTGAGGATGGCGTTCTAGACATACCCTTGGCTATGCCTGGTGTAAAAAAAGAGACAACAAATCCGGAGCAACTTTTTGCAGCTGGCTATGCAGCTTGCTTCGATTCTGCATTAAATTTGGTCGCACAACAAGAAAAAATTAAACACGGTGGATCTGAAGTCACAGCTCATGTTACGCTAAATCAAGACAATGACGGCTATTCACTTTCCGTTAAACTGGATGTGCTTGTCCGTGATGTGGAGATGGAAGTCGCTCAAAAACTTGTGGATTCTGCACATAAAGTGTGCCCATATTCACGCGCAACAAAAGATAACGTCACTGTAGAAGTTGAAAGTCGAATTGCGTAG
- a CDS encoding EAL domain-containing protein, which translates to MTTLINYLEFLNSKRTSHFQEFKKNEEFKRLMQAEKIKTFFQPIVSLDKEETVGFEILNRPQSTALFPTTEKFYDYVGQSDNVFIVEGFLRNLSLERYAEQLDQTQGHNKRLIFLNIQPQVLADPAYRSGKTLEILSKYNLSPNQIVLELTEKEAVIDYNQFEKIIENYRKQGFRIAVDDAGTGYNSLKTLVYLKPEFIKIDKSLIRNISDQPEQQHLVELLLEFALQSKTEVIAEGIETLSELRYLQNLGIQMGQGYALGKPTPILSSGYFPLTKFPIVSPSNHIYGAK; encoded by the coding sequence TTGACTACATTAATAAATTATTTAGAGTTTCTAAATTCTAAACGTACTAGTCATTTTCAAGAATTTAAAAAGAATGAAGAATTTAAGAGACTTATGCAAGCTGAAAAAATAAAAACATTCTTTCAACCAATCGTTTCATTAGATAAAGAGGAAACAGTTGGTTTTGAAATTCTCAATCGTCCTCAAAGTACAGCTTTATTTCCAACAACTGAAAAGTTTTATGATTATGTAGGTCAAAGTGATAATGTTTTTATAGTGGAAGGTTTTTTGCGTAATCTTTCTCTTGAGCGATATGCAGAACAGTTGGATCAAACCCAAGGTCATAATAAACGATTAATTTTCCTCAACATACAGCCCCAAGTTTTAGCGGATCCAGCTTATCGTAGTGGTAAAACGCTAGAAATATTGTCAAAATATAATCTCTCTCCGAATCAAATTGTATTAGAACTAACGGAAAAAGAGGCAGTAATCGACTATAATCAATTTGAGAAAATAATTGAGAATTACAGGAAACAAGGTTTTCGGATTGCCGTGGATGATGCAGGAACGGGATATAATAGTTTAAAAACGCTAGTTTATTTAAAACCTGAATTTATTAAGATTGATAAGTCGCTTATCAGAAATATTAGTGATCAACCTGAGCAACAGCATTTAGTTGAACTTTTATTAGAATTTGCATTACAATCGAAAACTGAAGTAATTGCTGAGGGTATAGAGACTTTATCAGAACTAAGATATTTACAGAATCTTGGTATTCAAATGGGGCAAGGATATGCTCTTGGAAAACCAACTCCCATCTTGAGTTCTGGCTATTTCCCATTAACGAAATTCCCTATTGTAAGTCCAAGTAATCATATATATGGAGCAAAATAA
- a CDS encoding class I SAM-dependent methyltransferase, with protein MKLTDERVVPDLMSNMNGLLLEHIARYHFAIDYGKGAVLDIACGSGYGAQLIAKARKDNISTVTGVDVSSEAITYAKGRYYHPLVSFKQGSVEDDDFMESLGLFDTIISFETIEHVSNDRSFFLQLMKRLKPGGTLVLSTPFGKGRGESCSAPFHYHQLTVDEFHHLFHDYPQTEFYYQRGVLIEPPRNSMHYPIGLAVCKTEEY; from the coding sequence ATGAAATTAACAGATGAGAGAGTCGTGCCAGATTTAATGAGCAATATGAATGGTTTATTATTAGAACATATCGCTCGTTATCATTTTGCAATTGATTATGGAAAAGGAGCAGTTCTTGATATAGCATGCGGTTCGGGTTACGGTGCACAATTAATCGCAAAAGCGCGTAAAGATAACATCTCCACTGTTACAGGAGTAGATGTATCATCAGAAGCGATTACTTATGCAAAGGGAAGATATTATCATCCTCTTGTTTCATTTAAACAGGGAAGTGTCGAGGATGACGATTTTATGGAATCATTAGGATTATTTGATACGATTATAAGTTTTGAAACAATTGAACATGTTTCAAATGACCGCTCTTTTTTTCTGCAGCTAATGAAAAGATTGAAACCTGGTGGCACGCTTGTCCTATCTACTCCTTTTGGAAAAGGAAGAGGGGAATCATGTAGCGCTCCATTTCATTATCATCAGTTAACTGTTGATGAATTTCACCATCTCTTTCATGACTATCCTCAAACTGAATTTTATTATCAAAGAGGGGTATTAATAGAGCCGCCGCGTAACTCTATGCATTACCCGATTGGATTAGCGGTCTGTAAAACAGAAGAATACTAA
- a CDS encoding TraR/DksA C4-type zinc finger protein: MIKNKGCDRILTDKQKSELKKDLLAQKVQLENHEDNPVTEQGNIRDTTGELSTADNHPADLGTELYEREKDMAIKVHEHSELDKVNHALEAMKNGTYGVCDDCGESIPYERLEALPYTTRCIEHAEKTIPLDRPSEEQILIPANDNSFAERHKSDGVRDYEDSFQEVAQYGTSETPSDLKGDHADYNELYDDEDEEGMDEEVDSMHIITLGGDNKVISLSEQEEAIRNDYL, translated from the coding sequence TTGATTAAAAATAAAGGATGTGATCGTATTCTTACGGACAAACAAAAATCAGAGCTAAAGAAAGACCTGTTAGCCCAGAAAGTTCAGTTGGAGAATCATGAGGACAACCCTGTCACAGAGCAAGGTAATATTCGTGATACGACAGGTGAACTTTCAACAGCTGATAACCATCCTGCTGATTTAGGCACAGAGCTTTATGAACGTGAGAAAGATATGGCAATTAAGGTTCATGAGCATTCTGAATTAGATAAAGTGAATCATGCCCTTGAGGCTATGAAAAATGGAACGTATGGAGTTTGTGATGACTGCGGAGAAAGCATTCCTTATGAGCGCTTAGAAGCTCTTCCATATACGACCCGCTGTATTGAGCATGCGGAGAAAACTATTCCTCTAGATCGACCTTCTGAAGAACAAATTTTGATACCAGCAAACGATAACTCTTTTGCCGAACGTCATAAAAGTGACGGTGTCAGAGATTATGAGGACAGTTTTCAGGAAGTCGCCCAGTACGGTACATCTGAAACACCATCCGACCTTAAAGGTGATCATGCTGACTACAACGAATTATATGATGATGAGGACGAAGAAGGCATGGATGAAGAAGTGGATTCAATGCATATAATTACTCTCGGTGGAGACAATAAAGTAATATCCCTCTCTGAACAAGAAGAAGCCATTCGTAATGATTACTTATGA
- a CDS encoding ABC transporter ATP-binding protein, with protein MNQLLEFKNVSYWYKHENKQQNILIDVNVGFEKGKFYTITGPSGSGKTTFLSLASALDLPKEGQVLYEGKDINKIGLSNFRRKYVSIVFQSYNLLPYMTALQNVMTAMEITGSTVLNKKEYALKMLESVHIEEKHARQRVLTLSGGQQQRVAIARSLCSQSDLIVADEPTGNLDENTAADIVRIFQDLAHKENKCIIVVTHDNDIARSSDIIVKLSKGNISLVSNKKVALVN; from the coding sequence ATGAATCAACTACTAGAGTTTAAAAATGTGAGTTATTGGTATAAGCATGAAAATAAACAGCAAAACATTTTAATAGACGTAAATGTCGGTTTTGAAAAAGGGAAGTTTTATACAATAACAGGTCCTTCAGGTTCAGGGAAAACTACATTTTTATCACTTGCAAGTGCCTTAGATCTACCAAAAGAAGGTCAAGTTTTATATGAAGGAAAAGATATTAATAAAATAGGATTATCAAATTTCCGAAGAAAATATGTTTCGATTGTCTTTCAATCATACAATTTACTTCCATATATGACGGCTTTACAAAATGTCATGACGGCGATGGAAATCACCGGATCAACTGTGCTCAATAAAAAGGAATATGCACTGAAAATGCTTGAAAGTGTGCATATTGAGGAAAAGCATGCAAGACAGAGGGTTTTGACACTAAGTGGAGGTCAACAACAACGGGTCGCAATTGCTAGATCTTTGTGCAGTCAATCTGATTTGATTGTAGCAGATGAACCTACAGGAAATTTAGACGAAAATACAGCAGCTGATATTGTTCGTATTTTTCAAGACCTTGCCCATAAAGAAAACAAGTGTATCATCGTTGTTACACATGATAATGATATTGCACGTAGCTCTGATATTATAGTAAAACTTTCCAAAGGAAACATATCACTAGTATCGAATAAAAAAGTGGCGTTAGTAAATTAA
- a CDS encoding glycerate kinase — MKIVISPDSFKGSLSAVEVAQAMVAGIRAFDQSIETLILPVADGGEGTLESLLSATKGRTVSVIVHDPLERKISAEYGVLGDEETCVIEMAKASGITLLHTEERNPLIATSFGTGELIKHALDAGFRKFIVGIGGSATNDGGMGMLKALGMKFQSQKGEDLETGGSALSNLAYIDVVDFDSRIKESEFIIACDVNNPFIGPNGASFVFGPQKGATEKMVSLLDHNLKIFADVIEQTSGLSIHHRQGAGAAGGLGGAIQAFFPYIMKPGIEVMMEAVEFRERIINADLIITGEGRSDEQTLSGKAPYGVAKVARELGIPVMLLSGYITPSSKKCLTPHFDMIESVVNDVVSQKESMEHAAHYIKIQTHQLISSYIELKK; from the coding sequence GTGAAAATCGTTATTAGTCCGGACTCATTTAAGGGAAGCTTGTCAGCAGTTGAAGTTGCACAAGCAATGGTAGCAGGAATTAGGGCTTTTGATCAGTCTATTGAAACACTCATATTGCCAGTAGCTGATGGGGGGGAAGGCACACTAGAAAGTCTCCTCAGTGCTACAAAAGGAAGAACTGTGTCAGTCATTGTACATGACCCTCTTGAAAGAAAAATATCTGCTGAATACGGCGTTTTAGGTGATGAAGAAACATGCGTAATTGAAATGGCAAAAGCATCTGGTATAACCCTTTTACATACAGAAGAAAGAAATCCACTTATAGCAACTTCATTTGGTACTGGGGAGTTAATAAAACATGCGTTAGATGCAGGTTTTCGAAAGTTTATTGTTGGGATAGGTGGTAGCGCAACTAACGATGGTGGCATGGGAATGCTGAAAGCTCTTGGCATGAAGTTTCAATCTCAAAAAGGTGAAGATCTTGAGACGGGTGGAAGTGCGCTCAGCAATTTGGCATACATCGACGTAGTAGATTTTGATTCTCGTATTAAAGAGTCCGAGTTTATCATTGCATGTGACGTAAATAATCCATTTATTGGACCCAATGGTGCTTCATTTGTATTTGGTCCCCAAAAAGGCGCCACTGAAAAGATGGTTTCTCTCTTAGATCACAATTTAAAAATATTTGCAGATGTAATTGAACAAACAAGTGGCCTATCGATTCATCATCGACAAGGTGCTGGTGCGGCAGGAGGATTAGGTGGCGCAATTCAAGCTTTTTTTCCTTACATAATGAAACCTGGGATTGAAGTAATGATGGAGGCAGTCGAGTTTCGTGAACGCATAATAAACGCTGATCTAATCATTACAGGAGAAGGTAGATCCGACGAACAAACCCTTTCTGGAAAAGCACCATATGGAGTTGCGAAAGTAGCAAGGGAACTTGGGATTCCCGTCATGTTATTGTCTGGTTACATAACACCATCAAGTAAAAAGTGTTTGACTCCACATTTCGACATGATTGAAAGTGTGGTAAATGATGTCGTTTCACAAAAAGAATCAATGGAACATGCGGCTCATTATATAAAAATTCAAACGCATCAACTGATTTCATCTTATATAGAATTAAAGAAATAA
- a CDS encoding ABC transporter permease, with the protein MNFIKRAVLSVKARKGKTFLQIFIFTVICLLVLTGLTIQTAAKKSADLARQSLGGNVTLQFDTEKLMETQRAEGGRVRITRDPIALESAEELVSYEDVKGYNFYSSTTGIASDFEPIEEESEEVIENEESPVGQGRGGFAMGDISLEGVLFTDSIQEFIDGESSIVEGRHLTEDDVNQKVTMIENTIAEENELVVGDTINVQSADEEQSVSLEIVGIYETTSTATDMGGMSIAALNPFNKLYLPYTAVNELKGTDFTGTIDRAIYYMNDPENINRFVKQATQESGIDFSTYKLDANDTLYQQMIGPIDNVASFSKNVVYLVTIAGAIILGLIIMMSIRERKFEMGVLLALGEKKWKLISQLIVEILVVVLVALGISAAGGNLVASQVGDQLLTQQLESEEASETPESFRGAGMRGGIGIGGLTVQEVEPVDELLIEITSEDIGMLAIISFLIAIISTILPSLSLLRLQPKMILSKQD; encoded by the coding sequence ATGAATTTTATTAAACGTGCAGTATTGAGTGTCAAAGCACGAAAAGGAAAGACTTTTTTACAGATTTTTATTTTTACAGTGATTTGTTTATTGGTTTTGACGGGTCTTACTATTCAAACAGCAGCAAAAAAATCCGCTGATCTAGCAAGGCAGTCTCTAGGCGGGAATGTGACTCTCCAGTTCGATACAGAAAAATTGATGGAAACTCAAAGAGCTGAAGGCGGACGCGTTCGTATTACACGCGATCCGATAGCCTTAGAATCAGCCGAAGAATTAGTTAGTTATGAAGATGTGAAGGGCTATAATTTCTATTCTAGTACGACAGGGATAGCAAGTGACTTTGAGCCAATTGAAGAAGAGTCCGAAGAGGTTATAGAGAATGAAGAAAGTCCTGTGGGTCAGGGACGTGGTGGTTTTGCAATGGGAGATATAAGTCTTGAAGGTGTCTTATTTACGGATTCCATTCAAGAATTTATTGATGGAGAATCCTCCATCGTTGAAGGTCGTCATTTAACAGAGGATGATGTAAACCAAAAGGTCACAATGATCGAGAATACAATAGCTGAAGAAAATGAATTGGTGGTTGGCGATACCATAAATGTTCAATCAGCTGATGAAGAACAGTCTGTATCACTAGAAATCGTGGGAATTTATGAAACAACTTCTACCGCAACTGATATGGGTGGCATGTCAATCGCAGCCTTGAATCCATTTAATAAGCTGTACTTACCTTATACAGCAGTAAATGAATTAAAAGGGACCGATTTTACAGGAACTATTGATCGTGCAATTTATTACATGAATGATCCAGAAAATATCAATCGATTTGTCAAACAAGCTACTCAAGAGAGTGGAATTGATTTTTCTACATATAAATTAGATGCTAATGATACGTTATATCAACAAATGATTGGGCCAATTGACAATGTTGCTTCCTTTTCCAAAAATGTTGTCTATTTAGTAACAATTGCTGGAGCAATTATTCTAGGTTTAATTATCATGATGTCAATCCGAGAAAGAAAGTTTGAGATGGGTGTACTCTTAGCACTCGGTGAAAAGAAATGGAAACTTATAAGTCAGTTGATTGTTGAAATATTGGTGGTTGTCCTCGTTGCACTCGGAATCTCAGCTGCAGGTGGTAACTTAGTGGCGAGTCAAGTTGGAGATCAATTACTGACGCAACAGCTCGAGAGTGAAGAAGCGAGCGAAACCCCTGAATCCTTCAGAGGAGCTGGTATGAGAGGTGGAATAGGTATAGGAGGACTAACGGTTCAGGAAGTAGAACCAGTGGATGAACTGCTAATTGAAATTACGTCAGAGGATATTGGTATGCTAGCCATCATCAGTTTCTTAATTGCAATAATTTCAACCATACTGCCATCATTGTCTCTTTTACGTTTACAACCAAAAATGATTCTGTCAAAACAAGACTAA
- a CDS encoding universal stress protein: protein MYQKILLAADGSDHSIRATKEAIKIASLNSNSIITVVLVADYANAKSDVLHSGSSFELDMKRRKKLMPVEDLLKQEKVSYSVEILRGEPGPAIVEYANKQQYEVLVIGSRGLNALQEMVLGSVSHKVVKHADCPVLMVK from the coding sequence ATGTATCAAAAAATCTTATTGGCAGCAGATGGATCGGATCACTCAATTCGCGCAACAAAAGAAGCAATAAAAATAGCTTCTCTTAACTCTAACTCTATAATAACAGTCGTATTGGTTGCAGATTATGCGAATGCAAAGAGTGACGTTCTTCATAGTGGAAGTTCTTTTGAACTGGATATGAAACGAAGAAAAAAACTAATGCCTGTTGAGGACTTACTAAAGCAAGAAAAAGTCAGCTATTCAGTGGAAATCCTTCGTGGAGAACCAGGTCCAGCAATTGTCGAGTATGCTAACAAACAACAATATGAAGTCTTGGTGATTGGTAGTCGTGGTTTAAATGCATTACAAGAAATGGTTCTAGGAAGTGTCAGTCATAAAGTGGTTAAACACGCAGATTGTCCAGTTCTCATGGTGAAATAA
- the trhO gene encoding oxygen-dependent tRNA uridine(34) hydroxylase TrhO — protein sequence MENKAYQVLLYYKYIVIEEPELFAQTHLAACKDIGLLGRIIVSTEGINGTVSGTVEQAQAYMDLMMDDERFTDMMFKIDDVEGHAFKKMHVRARNEVVHLGLAEDDINPNEITGQYLSPTEFYEKMQQDDTIVIDARNDYEFDLGHFRGAVRPEIKNFRDLPTWMRENKEQFEGKKILTYCTGGIRCEKFSGWLVKEGYEDVGQLHGGIATYGKDPEVQGQLWDGQMYVFDERIAVPINHVEHIIVGKDHFTGEPCERYVNCSNPECNDKILCSEENEHLYMRSCTDECRTHPRNRYTVEHGLTVEQFQDRLEELEHLRQNALA from the coding sequence ATGGAAAACAAAGCTTATCAAGTCTTGTTATATTATAAATATATAGTAATTGAAGAACCTGAACTATTTGCACAAACTCACTTAGCTGCATGTAAAGATATTGGCTTATTAGGACGAATTATCGTTTCTACTGAAGGCATTAACGGCACGGTTTCTGGAACGGTTGAGCAAGCACAAGCCTATATGGACTTGATGATGGACGATGAACGGTTTACCGATATGATGTTTAAAATTGATGACGTCGAAGGTCATGCTTTCAAGAAAATGCATGTACGTGCTCGCAATGAAGTCGTTCACCTTGGACTTGCTGAAGATGATATCAATCCGAACGAAATTACAGGCCAGTATTTGTCCCCTACAGAGTTTTACGAAAAAATGCAACAAGACGATACGATTGTAATTGATGCACGCAATGACTATGAATTCGATTTAGGTCATTTCCGTGGTGCGGTTCGACCAGAAATCAAAAACTTCCGAGATCTCCCTACCTGGATGCGCGAGAACAAAGAACAATTTGAAGGTAAAAAGATTTTAACATATTGCACAGGTGGAATTCGTTGCGAAAAATTCTCTGGTTGGTTAGTAAAAGAAGGCTACGAAGATGTAGGCCAACTTCACGGTGGAATTGCTACTTATGGAAAAGACCCTGAAGTTCAAGGTCAACTATGGGATGGTCAAATGTATGTCTTTGACGAACGCATTGCCGTTCCTATTAATCATGTTGAGCACATTATCGTTGGAAAAGATCATTTTACAGGCGAACCATGTGAGCGCTATGTAAACTGCTCTAACCCAGAATGTAACGACAAAATTCTGTGTTCAGAAGAAAACGAGCATCTGTACATGCGTAGCTGTACAGATGAATGTCGTACACATCCACGCAACCGTTATACCGTAGAGCACGGATTGACCGTTGAGCAATTTCAAGATCGATTGGAAGAACTCGAGCATTTGAGACAAAACGCTTTAGCATAA